One Spinacia oleracea cultivar Varoflay chromosome 4, BTI_SOV_V1, whole genome shotgun sequence DNA segment encodes these proteins:
- the LOC110792744 gene encoding uncharacterized protein, with product MSGGTPNPKLKRIRKYIESVNIISQERLIHAFQIDQPEEVKPEEVESTEDSLEGAKMGERTLKEMADPNTGDDPLCIVFPELDKPLKLNSGFLNLLPKYYGKSGENPHRHLKEFKVVCSSMNLEGVEQDHIRLHAFPFSLQDVAKDWLYDLPAGSITTWNVMASTFLGKYFPASLIGSIRKEICGIRQNDNESLYEYWERFKRLCSSCPQHQISDQLLIQYFYEGLLPTDRGMIDASSGGTLVDKTPTQAKALISNMAQNTQQHGTRNDVKRVNGVDLSGIQNQLQENAQQIATLTTLVSKSVSSNESKARVCGICCNESHPTDKCPDLHSEDVNAIDGYSGQRKNDPYSQTYNEGWKDHPNLRYGNRPQLPQSNQPRKYGQPNPPPQSGPSLEDLVKKLTNQIGQVHNQGVEYQKKTDTRYLD from the coding sequence CTCAAGCGAATCAGGAAGTATATTGAATCGGTGAACATCATAAGTCAAGAGAGATTAATCCATGCTTTTCAAATTGATCAACCAGAAGAAGTGAAACCAGAGGAAGTTGAATCAACAGAAGATAGTCTAGAAGGAGCAAAAATGGGTGAAAGAACCTTGAAGGAGATGGCAGACCCAAATACGGGCGATGATCCTCTCTGCATTGTGTTTCCAGAGCTGGACAAACCCCTCAAACTGAATTCAGGTTTCCTTAATCTTCTTCCCAAATACTATGGGAAGTCAGGTGAGAATCCTCATCGACATTTAAAagagtttaaggttgtttgttctTCTATGAATCTTGAAGGAGTTGAACAAGATCATATTAGATTGCatgcttttcctttttctttgcaaGATGTGGCTAAAGATTGGTTGTATGATCTTCCTGCTGGGTCAATTACGACTTGGAATGTTATGGCATCAACTTTTCTAGGAAAGTACTTTCCAGCAAGTCTAATTGGATCCATCAGGAAGGAGATATGTGGCATTAGGCAAAATGATAATGAGTCCTTGTATGAATATTGGGAACGTTTTAAGAGACTGTGTTCCTCTTGTCCCCAACATCAGATTAGTGACCAACTATTAATTCAATACTTTTATGAAGGCCTATTGCCTACTGATAGGGGTATGATAGATGCTTCAAGTGGGGGGACACTAGTGGATAAAACACCAACCCAAGCTAAGGCTTTAATTTCTAATATGGCTCAGAACACCCAACAACATGGTACTAGAAATGATGTTAAAAGAGTAAATGGAGTTGATTTAAGTGGTATTCAGAATCAATTACAAGAAAATGCTCAACAAATTGCTACTTTAACTACTCTTGTGTCTAAAAGTGTTTCTAGTAATGAGTCCAAAGCTAGAGTGTGTGGAATTTGTTGTAATGAGTCTCATCCTACTGATAAGTGTCCTGACTTGCATTCTGAGGATGTGAATGCTATAGATGGTTATTCTGGCCAAAGGAAAAATGATCCTTACTCACAGACTTATAATGAAGGTTGGAAAGACCACCCTAATCTAAGGTATGGAAATAGACCACAACTTCCACAATCTAATCAACCAAGGAAATACGGTCAACCAAATCCACCACCCCAATCTGGTCCTTCACTAGAAGATTTAGTTAAGAAACTAACAAATCAAATAGGGCAAGTACATAACCAGGGTGTTGAGTATCAAAAGAAAACTGACACACGATACTTAGATTGA